From one Micromonospora siamensis genomic stretch:
- a CDS encoding NAD(P)H-binding protein, whose translation MRVVIAGGHGKIARLLERELTGRGATAVGLIRNLDHAAALRAAGALPVACDLERAGVEEVAGHLGGADAVVFAAGAGPGSSAARKDTVDRAAAVLLADAAQAAGVRRYLLVSSMGVDQPPAAGTDEVWAAYLAAKKAAEDDIRGRDLDATVLRPGRLTDDPPTGRITLAPHVPPGAVTRADVARVLVALLHHPGTAGAVLELTDGDTSIADAVAAADTP comes from the coding sequence ATGCGCGTCGTCATCGCCGGAGGGCACGGCAAGATCGCCCGGCTGCTGGAACGGGAACTGACCGGCCGCGGCGCCACCGCCGTCGGCCTGATCCGCAACCTCGACCACGCCGCGGCGCTGCGCGCCGCCGGCGCCCTGCCCGTCGCCTGCGACCTGGAACGCGCCGGCGTCGAGGAGGTCGCCGGGCACCTGGGCGGCGCGGACGCGGTGGTCTTCGCCGCCGGCGCCGGCCCGGGCAGTAGCGCCGCGCGCAAGGACACCGTCGACCGGGCCGCCGCCGTGCTGCTCGCCGACGCCGCCCAGGCCGCCGGGGTACGCCGCTACCTGCTGGTCTCCTCGATGGGCGTGGACCAGCCACCGGCCGCCGGCACCGACGAGGTGTGGGCGGCGTACCTCGCGGCCAAGAAGGCCGCCGAGGACGACATCCGCGGCCGGGACCTCGACGCGACCGTCCTGCGCCCCGGCCGGCTGACCGACGACCCGCCCACCGGGCGGATCACCCTCGCCCCGCACGTGCCGCCCGGCGCCGTCACCCGCGCCGACGTCGCCCGGGTCCTCGTCGCCCTGCTGCACCACCCCGGCACCGCCGGCGCCGTCCTGGAACTCACCGACGGTGACACCTCGATCGCCGACGCCGTCGCCGCCGCCGACACGCCCTGA
- a CDS encoding SPFH domain-containing protein — protein sequence MSIDHHSDHRISMPGLVDQGETARALAMLEARRFRGSHWLAAEEVSEVVRSADDRISLLAAELERQKRENQGLLSQVEMLRHGTLPSNTAPSGPDPMTVELAMRAQDEANRTIGEASAEGAEIISDARRQADEILAEAHRRAGEMSAPASNGLLNGGVLGGSGPLPPVGGPGVHELQRKLQQLEERHAAALAAVAAAQQQLDRWQQYLTAQSDQLRADAAAAGGAAAQLRGVLGG from the coding sequence ATGAGCATCGACCATCACTCCGACCATCGGATCAGCATGCCCGGTCTGGTGGACCAGGGTGAGACGGCCCGTGCGCTGGCCATGTTGGAGGCCCGCCGGTTCCGGGGCAGTCACTGGTTGGCCGCGGAGGAGGTCAGCGAGGTCGTCCGGTCCGCCGACGACCGGATCTCCCTGCTGGCCGCGGAGTTGGAGCGGCAGAAGCGGGAGAACCAGGGCCTGCTGAGCCAGGTGGAGATGCTGCGGCACGGCACCCTGCCGTCGAACACCGCGCCGTCGGGTCCGGACCCGATGACGGTGGAGCTGGCGATGCGGGCGCAGGACGAGGCGAACCGCACCATCGGTGAGGCCAGCGCGGAGGGCGCGGAGATCATCTCCGACGCCCGGCGGCAGGCCGACGAGATCCTCGCCGAGGCGCACCGGCGTGCCGGTGAGATGAGCGCGCCGGCGTCCAACGGGCTGCTCAACGGTGGTGTGCTGGGCGGGTCGGGTCCGCTGCCGCCGGTCGGCGGTCCGGGGGTGCACGAGTTGCAGCGCAAGTTGCAGCAGTTGGAGGAGCGGCACGCGGCGGCGTTGGCCGCGGTGGCGGCCGCCCAGCAGCAGCTGGACCGCTGGCAGCAGTACCTCACCGCCCAGTCGGACCAGCTGCGCGCGGACGCCGCGGCGGCCGGTGGCGCGGCGGCGCAGCTGCGCGGTGTCCTCGGCGGCTGA
- a CDS encoding globin domain-containing protein translates to MDSAALRQSWSQFSAAGAEASKYFYATLFVVAPETRSMFPTNMQYQEDKLLKALGHIITNLDDPGALTAFAHRLGADHRRFHGQDQQGRHVAMGERHYIWVGQALLATLERFLGPYWTPSLKAEWAAAYEVVAKLMLTGAAEAERSSPPYWEADVLGVERRRSDVSVFTVRPNYLCNYLPGQSLPVQVPELRTWRYLSPANAPRADGTIDFHVRATGRFSTHLVRKLRAGDRLLLGHPVGTALSSYDRSPQLPLLLVAGGTGLAPLRAVVEALQQGSGRRTTLVVGGRTPDDLYDDQALAQLASMPPAQAWQNGAAGWLRYVPTVETGWGWQGAIGKAGDTAVRLGPWTDTEILVCGSPEMTRETITILARSGVQPEQILTESYDHSLYPPLAEAGAAAPRDFSWTGAR, encoded by the coding sequence ATGGACAGCGCGGCCCTGCGGCAGAGTTGGAGCCAGTTCTCCGCCGCCGGCGCGGAAGCGTCGAAGTACTTCTACGCGACGTTGTTCGTGGTCGCTCCGGAGACCCGTTCGATGTTCCCGACGAACATGCAGTACCAGGAGGACAAGCTCCTCAAGGCGTTGGGTCACATCATCACCAATCTGGACGATCCCGGTGCGTTGACGGCGTTCGCGCACCGGTTGGGTGCCGACCACCGGCGGTTCCACGGGCAGGACCAGCAGGGCCGGCACGTGGCGATGGGGGAGCGGCACTACATCTGGGTGGGTCAGGCGTTGCTGGCCACCCTGGAGCGGTTCCTCGGCCCGTACTGGACGCCGTCGTTGAAGGCGGAGTGGGCGGCGGCGTACGAGGTGGTGGCGAAGTTGATGCTCACCGGCGCGGCCGAGGCGGAGCGCTCGTCGCCGCCGTACTGGGAGGCCGACGTGCTGGGTGTGGAGCGGCGTCGCTCCGACGTGTCGGTGTTCACGGTGCGCCCGAACTACCTGTGCAACTACCTGCCGGGGCAGTCGCTGCCGGTGCAGGTGCCGGAGCTGCGGACGTGGCGGTACCTGTCGCCGGCGAACGCGCCGCGCGCGGACGGCACCATCGACTTCCACGTGCGGGCCACCGGCCGGTTCTCCACCCATCTGGTGCGTAAGTTGCGGGCCGGGGACCGGCTGTTGCTGGGTCATCCGGTGGGCACGGCGCTGTCGTCGTACGACCGGTCGCCGCAGTTGCCGTTGCTGCTGGTGGCCGGGGGTACGGGCCTGGCGCCGTTGCGGGCGGTGGTGGAGGCGTTGCAGCAGGGCTCGGGGCGGCGCACGACGCTGGTGGTGGGGGGTCGCACCCCCGACGACCTGTACGACGACCAGGCGTTGGCGCAGTTGGCGTCGATGCCGCCGGCGCAGGCGTGGCAGAACGGCGCGGCGGGTTGGCTGCGGTACGTGCCGACGGTGGAGACCGGGTGGGGTTGGCAGGGCGCCATCGGCAAGGCGGGGGACACGGCGGTGCGGTTGGGGCCGTGGACGGACACGGAGATCCTGGTGTGCGGTAGCCCGGAGATGACCCGGGAGACGATCACGATACTGGCGCGGTCGGGTGTGCAGCCTGAGCAGATTCTGACGGAGAGCTACGATCACTCCCTCTACCCGCCCCTCGCCGAGGCCGGCGCCGCTGCCCCGCGCGACTTCAGTTGGACAGGTGCCCGATGA
- a CDS encoding nitric oxide synthase oxygenase: MTPRDPAGDVEVAPEGGADVAAEAEEFLGLFHTERKLPGLAQRLEQVGEEIALTGSYRHTREELVYGAKVAWRNSVRCVGRVRWAGLKVRDRRHVTTAAGIAKELAAHLATGDNGGRIQSVMTVFAPDRPGVGPRARIWNDQLIRYCGHRQPDGSVLGDPAQVEMTEAALRLGWRPPPVPGRFDPLPWVIETATEDPSVVEVPRELVREVALSHPDHPWFADLMLRWHALPVISNMRLRVGGVDYSCAPFNGHYLSDEIGTRNMGDPGRYDQLHVVATALGLDTSREDTLWREHAVLVINQAVLHSFKAAGVRVSDPHTESELFMKFCGQEERAGRAVYADWSWLNGSVGWAALHAVHHRYYDTRVPNPNLWQGDRAYAADGAMGLTLRERHAIARKQED, translated from the coding sequence GTGACCCCGCGGGACCCGGCGGGTGACGTCGAGGTGGCGCCGGAGGGCGGCGCGGACGTCGCCGCGGAGGCCGAGGAGTTCCTGGGTCTGTTCCACACCGAACGCAAGCTGCCGGGGTTGGCGCAGCGGTTGGAGCAGGTCGGCGAGGAGATCGCGCTGACCGGCTCGTACCGGCACACCCGTGAGGAGCTGGTGTACGGGGCGAAGGTGGCGTGGCGCAACTCGGTGCGCTGTGTGGGTCGGGTGCGGTGGGCGGGGTTGAAGGTCCGCGACCGGCGGCACGTCACGACGGCGGCGGGGATCGCCAAGGAGCTGGCGGCGCACCTGGCCACCGGGGACAACGGTGGGCGGATCCAGTCGGTGATGACGGTGTTCGCGCCGGACCGGCCGGGGGTGGGGCCGCGGGCGCGGATCTGGAACGACCAGTTGATCCGGTACTGCGGTCACCGGCAGCCCGACGGTTCGGTGCTGGGTGATCCGGCGCAGGTGGAGATGACGGAGGCGGCGCTGCGGTTGGGGTGGCGGCCGCCGCCGGTGCCGGGGCGGTTCGATCCGCTGCCGTGGGTGATCGAGACGGCCACGGAGGACCCGTCGGTGGTGGAGGTGCCGCGTGAGCTGGTGCGGGAGGTGGCGCTGTCGCATCCGGACCATCCGTGGTTCGCGGATCTGATGCTGCGTTGGCACGCCCTGCCGGTGATCAGCAACATGCGGCTGCGGGTCGGTGGGGTGGACTACAGCTGCGCGCCGTTCAACGGTCACTACCTGTCCGACGAGATCGGGACCCGCAACATGGGCGACCCGGGTCGGTACGACCAGTTGCACGTGGTGGCGACGGCGTTGGGGTTGGACACCAGCCGGGAGGACACCCTGTGGCGGGAGCACGCGGTGCTGGTCATCAACCAGGCGGTGCTGCACTCGTTCAAGGCGGCCGGCGTGCGGGTGTCGGATCCGCACACCGAGTCGGAGCTGTTCATGAAGTTCTGCGGGCAGGAGGAGCGGGCGGGTCGGGCGGTGTACGCGGACTGGTCGTGGCTCAACGGCAGTGTCGGGTGGGCGGCGTTGCACGCGGTGCACCACCGCTACTACGACACCCGGGTGCCGAACCCGAACCTGTGGCAGGGGGACCGCGCCTACGCCGCCGACGGCGCGATGGGGTTGACTCTGCGGGAGCGTCACGCGATCGCCCGTAAGCAGGAGGACTGA
- a CDS encoding MerR family transcriptional regulator: protein MHEPRDPEPGTQQQGAGLVPPGSATDGDGSVGYRGVTACHAVGISYRQLDYWARTSLVVPSVRDASGSGTSRLYSFRDLVVLKVVKRLLDAGVSLQNIRKAIEALRSRGVDDLAGITLISDGTTVYECRSPEEVVDLLQGGQGVFGIAIGGAFKEIQGSLSHLPAEPAAAVGAEPVVGAEPVGDELAARRARRRAG, encoded by the coding sequence ATGCACGAGCCGCGAGATCCCGAGCCGGGTACGCAGCAGCAGGGTGCGGGGTTGGTCCCGCCGGGGTCGGCAACCGATGGTGACGGTTCGGTGGGGTACCGGGGTGTGACGGCGTGTCACGCGGTGGGTATCAGTTACCGGCAGTTGGATTACTGGGCGCGTACGTCGTTGGTGGTGCCGAGTGTGCGGGACGCGTCGGGTTCGGGGACGTCCCGGTTGTACTCGTTCCGCGACCTGGTGGTGTTGAAGGTCGTGAAGCGGTTGTTGGATGCCGGGGTGTCGTTGCAGAACATCCGTAAGGCGATCGAGGCGTTGCGGTCGCGTGGGGTGGATGATCTGGCGGGCATCACGTTGATCTCCGACGGGACGACGGTGTACGAGTGCCGGTCGCCGGAGGAGGTGGTCGACCTGTTGCAGGGTGGGCAGGGCGTGTTCGGCATCGCGATCGGTGGTGCGTTCAAGGAGATCCAGGGTTCGTTGTCGCATCTGCCGGCGGAGCCGGCTGCGGCGGTGGGTGCGGAGCCGGTGGTCGGTGCGGAGCCGGTGGGCGACGAGCTGGCGGCGCGGCGGGCGCGGCGTCGGGCTGGTTGA